In Capillimicrobium parvum, a genomic segment contains:
- the gcvPA gene encoding aminomethyl-transferring glycine dehydrogenase subunit GcvPA, translating to MSTYTAITDADREAMLAAIGLADTDELFAAIPAALRLGRPLDLPPGQPEQDVYAHLRELAARNVSAEDEITFLGGGMYDHYVPALIDMLMSRSEFLTPYTPYQPEVSQGGLQVMFEYQTAISELTALPVANASVYEGPSALASAGYLAKLVNGRPRLVVSAGVHPHAIETLRTYAQGFGAEVVEVALRDGATDLDAWRAAIDDETGAVFFANPNFLGAVEDAEALAAAAGGGTGDERSRPVVIASYDPITLGILKPPGECGVDVCVGEGQPLGNRLDFGGPSFGFFAATEAYLRRMPGRIAGETVDADGRRGFVLTLQTREQHIRREKATSNICTAQALNALGGVVYLAWLGRRGIVELGELLLQRTHYAREALCAIDGVEPLHRRPVIREFAVTLPEWAPVDDVVERCAAEGVNPGLALPEHNGLLVAITEQRSRADIDRLAAVLADAVAEQAGKREMTGASNGRH from the coding sequence ATGAGCACATACACCGCCATCACCGACGCCGACCGCGAAGCGATGCTCGCCGCGATCGGCCTCGCAGACACCGACGAGCTGTTCGCGGCGATCCCCGCGGCGCTGCGGCTGGGCCGCCCGCTCGACCTGCCGCCCGGCCAGCCCGAGCAGGACGTCTATGCCCACCTGCGCGAGCTGGCCGCGCGCAACGTCAGCGCCGAGGACGAGATCACGTTCCTCGGCGGCGGGATGTACGACCACTACGTCCCGGCGCTCATCGACATGCTGATGTCGCGCTCGGAGTTCCTGACCCCGTACACGCCGTATCAGCCCGAGGTGTCGCAGGGCGGTCTGCAGGTGATGTTCGAGTACCAGACCGCGATCTCCGAGCTGACCGCGCTGCCGGTCGCCAACGCGTCCGTCTACGAGGGGCCGAGCGCGCTCGCCTCCGCCGGCTACCTCGCCAAGCTCGTCAACGGGCGTCCGCGCCTCGTGGTCTCCGCCGGCGTGCATCCCCACGCCATCGAGACGCTGCGCACCTACGCGCAGGGCTTCGGCGCGGAGGTCGTGGAGGTCGCGCTGCGCGACGGCGCGACCGACCTCGACGCCTGGCGCGCGGCGATCGACGACGAGACCGGCGCGGTGTTCTTCGCGAACCCGAACTTCCTCGGCGCCGTCGAGGACGCCGAGGCGCTGGCCGCGGCGGCCGGCGGCGGCACGGGCGACGAGCGCTCGCGCCCCGTGGTGATCGCCTCGTATGACCCGATCACGCTCGGCATCCTCAAGCCGCCGGGCGAGTGCGGCGTCGACGTCTGCGTCGGGGAGGGCCAGCCGCTCGGCAACCGGCTCGACTTCGGCGGCCCCTCGTTCGGCTTCTTCGCCGCCACCGAGGCGTACCTGCGGCGGATGCCCGGGCGCATCGCCGGTGAGACCGTGGACGCGGACGGGCGGCGCGGCTTCGTGCTGACGCTGCAGACGCGCGAGCAGCACATCCGCCGCGAGAAGGCGACCTCGAACATCTGCACCGCCCAGGCGCTCAACGCGCTCGGCGGCGTGGTGTACCTCGCGTGGCTGGGCCGCCGGGGGATCGTCGAGCTCGGCGAGCTGCTGCTGCAGCGCACGCACTACGCGCGCGAGGCGCTGTGCGCGATCGACGGGGTCGAGCCGCTGCACCGCCGGCCGGTGATCCGCGAGTTCGCGGTGACGCTGCCGGAGTGGGCGCCGGTGGACGACGTCGTCGAGCGCTGTGCGGCGGAGGGGGTCAACCCCGGCCTGGCGCTGCCCGAGCACAACGGACTGCTGGTGGCGATCACCGAGCAGCGCTCGCGGGCCGACATCGACCGGCTGGCCGCGGTGCTGGCCGACGCGGTGGCCGAGCAGGCGGGCAAGCGCGAGATGACGGGAGCGTCCAATGGCCGCCACTGA
- the gcvPB gene encoding aminomethyl-transferring glycine dehydrogenase subunit GcvPB, with protein MAATETPLQGETIETIYEKGAPGRRAFVAPELDVPQVDGLLPDELRRAEGPRLPELSEPEIVRHYVRLSKRNFDLDSGFYPLGSCTMKHNPRLHERVAALPGHARLHPFQHPKRAQGALELMWNLERALGEISGLPHVSLQPSAGSHGELAGVLLAKAYHADRGETRTKVLTPDTAHGTNPATVTMAGLEVVKVGTNADGGVDLDDLRAKAGEDVACLMLTNPNTLGVFDANIEEIARIVHDVGAVLYYDGANLNAIMGITRPGDMGFDIVHFNLHKSFTQPHGGGGPGSGPIAVSERMEPYLMNPRIVRDDDGSFDLRDVSEKSIGRLRGFQGNYGCFVRSYAYIRSLGAEGLKDASVSAVLNANYLLARLGDVAEHLPLAYGRLCMHEFVLSGAPMKRELGIKTLDLAKRLLDHGYHPPTVYFPLLVDEALLIEPTETETRETLDGFADAIKTILAEAAEDPEIARTAPHTTPVRRLDEAGAAKRPVIRQPM; from the coding sequence ATGGCCGCCACTGAGACGCCGCTGCAGGGCGAGACGATCGAGACCATCTACGAGAAGGGGGCGCCCGGACGGCGCGCGTTCGTCGCGCCGGAGCTCGACGTGCCGCAGGTCGACGGACTGCTCCCGGACGAGCTGCGCCGCGCCGAGGGACCGCGGCTGCCCGAGCTCTCCGAGCCGGAGATCGTCCGCCACTACGTCCGGCTGTCGAAGCGCAACTTCGACCTCGACTCGGGCTTCTACCCGCTCGGCTCGTGCACGATGAAGCACAACCCGCGCCTGCACGAGCGGGTCGCGGCCCTGCCCGGGCATGCGCGGCTGCATCCGTTCCAGCACCCGAAGCGGGCGCAGGGCGCGCTCGAGCTGATGTGGAACCTCGAGCGGGCGCTGGGCGAGATCAGCGGGCTGCCGCACGTGTCGCTGCAGCCGAGCGCCGGCTCGCACGGCGAGCTGGCCGGCGTCCTGCTGGCCAAGGCCTACCACGCCGACCGGGGTGAGACGCGGACCAAGGTGCTCACGCCCGACACCGCGCACGGGACGAACCCGGCGACGGTGACGATGGCCGGGCTCGAGGTGGTCAAGGTCGGCACGAACGCCGACGGGGGCGTCGACCTCGACGACCTGCGCGCGAAGGCCGGCGAGGACGTCGCGTGCCTCATGCTGACGAACCCGAACACGCTCGGGGTCTTCGACGCGAACATCGAGGAGATCGCCCGCATCGTCCACGACGTCGGCGCCGTCCTCTACTACGACGGCGCGAACCTCAACGCGATCATGGGCATCACCCGGCCGGGCGACATGGGCTTCGACATCGTGCACTTCAACCTGCACAAGTCGTTCACCCAGCCGCACGGCGGCGGCGGGCCGGGGTCGGGGCCGATCGCGGTCTCCGAGCGCATGGAGCCCTACCTCATGAACCCGCGGATCGTGCGCGACGACGACGGGTCGTTCGATCTGCGCGACGTCAGCGAGAAGTCGATCGGGCGCCTGCGCGGCTTCCAGGGCAACTACGGCTGCTTCGTGCGCTCCTACGCGTACATCCGCTCGCTGGGCGCCGAGGGCCTGAAGGACGCCAGCGTCAGCGCGGTCCTCAACGCGAACTACCTGCTCGCCCGGCTCGGCGACGTCGCCGAGCACCTGCCGCTCGCCTACGGGCGGCTGTGCATGCACGAGTTCGTCCTGTCCGGCGCGCCGATGAAGCGCGAGCTCGGCATCAAGACCCTCGACCTCGCCAAGCGCCTGCTCGACCACGGCTACCACCCGCCGACGGTGTACTTCCCGCTGCTCGTCGACGAGGCGCTGCTCATCGAGCCCACGGAGACCGAGACGCGCGAGACGCTCGACGGGTTCGCCGACGCGATCAAGACCATCCTGGCCGAGGCGGCCGAGGATCCGGAGATCGCCCGCACCGCGCCGCACACCACGCCGGTCCGCCGCCTCGACGAGGCCGGCGCGGCGAAGCGGCCCGTCATCCGCCAGCCGATGTAG
- a CDS encoding FKBP-type peptidyl-prolyl cis-trans isomerase, with protein sequence MGSDTKPQVDVPVGEAPSYQLELEDLTVGEGDEAVAGQVVEVHYVGVSWKTGNQFDASWDRGDTFKFKLGKGQVIPGWDEGVAGMRVGGRRRITIPPHLAYGKRGAGGVIGPDETLVFVVDLVGVR encoded by the coding sequence ATGGGCTCAGATACCAAGCCGCAGGTCGACGTCCCCGTCGGCGAGGCACCCTCGTACCAGCTCGAGCTCGAAGACCTCACGGTCGGAGAGGGCGACGAGGCCGTCGCCGGGCAGGTCGTCGAGGTCCACTACGTCGGCGTCTCCTGGAAGACCGGCAACCAGTTCGACGCGTCCTGGGATCGCGGCGACACGTTCAAGTTCAAGCTCGGCAAGGGGCAGGTCATCCCCGGATGGGACGAGGGCGTGGCGGGCATGCGCGTCGGCGGACGGCGGCGCATCACCATCCCGCCCCATCTCGCCTACGGCAAGCGCGGTGCGGGCGGCGTCATCGGCCCCGACGAGACGCTGGTCTTCGTCGTCGATCTCGTCGGCGTGCGCTGA
- a CDS encoding FadR/GntR family transcriptional regulator — MSARPLYERVVHRLEELIRTEELRPGDRLMTERELATKLGVSRTSIRQALTALRVRGIVEVRHGDGIYLVQESSDLVGTLAEGLIASHAHLPAINEVREAVEPRAARLAARRRTGEDLAAMRAALDSMREEIAKGEPGLRGDSAFHHALIAAAHNEVLSAMYEHLAPGLSQSSQASLVRPAQPERSLREHEQVLETIERADEEGAELAMRLHVRDFSDLEMVDHD; from the coding sequence GTGAGCGCGCGCCCGCTCTACGAGCGGGTGGTCCACCGGCTGGAGGAGCTGATCCGCACCGAGGAGCTGCGGCCCGGCGACCGGCTGATGACCGAACGCGAGCTCGCGACGAAGCTCGGGGTCAGCCGCACGTCGATCCGCCAGGCCCTCACGGCGCTGCGCGTCCGGGGGATCGTCGAGGTCCGCCACGGCGACGGCATCTACCTCGTGCAGGAGTCGAGCGACCTCGTCGGGACGCTCGCCGAGGGGCTCATCGCCAGTCACGCCCACCTGCCGGCGATCAACGAGGTGCGCGAGGCGGTCGAGCCGCGCGCGGCGCGCCTGGCCGCGCGGCGGCGCACCGGCGAGGACCTCGCCGCGATGCGCGCCGCGCTGGACTCGATGCGCGAGGAGATCGCGAAGGGCGAGCCGGGGTTGCGGGGTGACAGCGCGTTTCACCACGCGCTGATCGCCGCGGCGCACAACGAGGTGCTCAGCGCGATGTACGAGCACCTGGCGCCCGGGCTGTCGCAGTCGTCGCAGGCGTCCCTGGTCCGTCCGGCGCAGCCGGAGCGCTCGTTGCGCGAGCACGAGCAGGTGCTCGAGACGATCGAGCGCGCCGACGAGGAGGGCGCGGAGCTGGCGATGCGCCTCCACGTGCGCGACTTCTCGGACCTCGAGATGGTCGACCACGATTGA
- a CDS encoding DUF1360 domain-containing protein: MRPVHHTPTKPIDYATLSATYGALLGTVVLAARDRGVEPVRAAELAPLGLAAFTLSKLVAKEKVESWVRAPFVDEPSREPKGSGLRYAIGELLTCTRCLGAWSSLGLVALRVARPRESRVVTAVLATSAVNDWLQSGFTLLCTEADDAAARRDQRVQTLRAG; encoded by the coding sequence GTGCGTCCCGTCCACCACACGCCGACCAAGCCGATCGACTACGCCACGCTGAGCGCCACGTACGGCGCCCTGCTCGGCACGGTCGTCCTCGCGGCGCGCGACCGAGGCGTCGAGCCGGTCCGCGCCGCCGAGCTGGCGCCGCTGGGGCTGGCGGCCTTCACGCTGAGCAAGCTCGTGGCCAAGGAGAAGGTCGAGAGCTGGGTCCGGGCGCCGTTCGTCGACGAGCCGAGCCGCGAGCCGAAGGGCAGCGGCCTGCGCTACGCGATCGGGGAGCTGCTGACGTGCACACGCTGCCTGGGCGCGTGGAGCTCGCTCGGCCTCGTCGCGCTGCGGGTGGCGCGGCCGCGCGAGTCGCGCGTCGTCACCGCGGTCCTGGCGACGTCGGCCGTCAACGACTGGCTGCAGTCCGGGTTCACCCTCCTGTGTACGGAGGCCGACGATGCCGCCGCCCGCCGCGATCAGCGGGTTCAGACGCTGCGGGCCGGGTAG
- a CDS encoding RNA-binding S4 domain-containing protein: MTEPVRVDKWLWAARLVKTRALGAEAVRGGRVEVNGQRVKPSKDVRPGDRVQITLSTTRLTVDVRGTAQRRGPASEAALLYEETAESRTQRERAAELRRLAGPTGAPEPGGRPTKRDRRRYDAGRGR, encoded by the coding sequence GTGACCGAGCCCGTCCGCGTCGACAAGTGGCTGTGGGCGGCGCGGCTGGTCAAGACGCGCGCCCTGGGGGCCGAGGCCGTCCGCGGCGGCCGCGTCGAGGTCAACGGGCAGCGGGTCAAGCCGAGCAAGGACGTCCGCCCGGGCGACCGCGTGCAGATCACCCTGTCGACGACGCGGTTGACGGTCGACGTCCGGGGCACGGCGCAGCGGCGGGGCCCGGCGAGCGAGGCGGCGCTGCTCTACGAGGAGACGGCCGAGAGCCGGACGCAACGAGAGCGGGCCGCCGAGCTGCGGCGGCTGGCCGGGCCGACGGGCGCCCCGGAACCGGGCGGGCGGCCAACGAAGCGCGACCGCCGGCGCTACGACGCGGGCCGCGGGCGCTAG
- a CDS encoding manganese catalase family protein, translating into MILRIDRLLTEMPPPSDPDPNGAAAVQELMGGKYGEMSTLMNYTFQSFNFRDRQGARPFFDLISNIAAEEYGHIELVATAINTMLTGASLDDAKDVRNTQHFIAGGKGAFPQDSMGKPWNGDYVFSSGDLIEDLVHNFFLETGARNNKLKVYQMSDHPAARALTGYLLVRGGVHQVAYARAVENLTGANLMKLFPSPRIPTDKIPECQPHIKRGDHLKLYRFSPSDYQEIVAVFNGPHPETGEELTVVDQAPEGFPPHDLPEQTDVFAPGYAPQEIHEIADKLRKAAGLPDEPLGEVANGKGRFAKLTDKVTPS; encoded by the coding sequence GTGATCCTTCGCATCGACCGTCTGCTCACCGAGATGCCCCCGCCGTCGGATCCCGATCCCAACGGCGCCGCGGCCGTCCAGGAGCTGATGGGCGGCAAGTACGGCGAGATGTCGACGCTGATGAACTACACGTTCCAGTCGTTCAACTTCCGCGACCGCCAGGGCGCGCGGCCGTTCTTCGACCTGATCTCGAACATCGCCGCCGAGGAGTACGGCCACATCGAGCTCGTGGCGACGGCGATCAACACGATGCTGACCGGCGCATCGCTCGACGACGCCAAGGACGTCCGCAACACGCAGCACTTCATCGCGGGCGGCAAGGGCGCGTTCCCGCAGGACTCGATGGGCAAGCCCTGGAACGGCGACTACGTGTTCTCGTCGGGCGACCTCATCGAGGACCTGGTCCACAACTTCTTCCTCGAGACCGGCGCCCGCAACAACAAGCTCAAGGTCTACCAGATGAGCGATCACCCGGCGGCGCGTGCGCTGACCGGCTACCTGCTCGTCCGCGGCGGCGTCCACCAGGTCGCCTATGCCCGCGCGGTCGAGAACCTGACGGGCGCGAACCTGATGAAGCTGTTCCCGTCCCCGCGCATCCCGACCGACAAGATCCCCGAGTGCCAGCCGCACATCAAGCGCGGCGACCACCTGAAGCTGTATCGCTTCTCGCCGAGCGACTACCAGGAGATCGTGGCGGTCTTCAACGGGCCGCACCCGGAGACGGGCGAGGAGCTCACGGTCGTCGACCAGGCCCCGGAGGGCTTCCCGCCGCACGACCTGCCGGAGCAGACCGACGTGTTCGCACCGGGCTACGCGCCGCAGGAGATCCACGAGATCGCCGACAAGCTGCGCAAGGCGGCCGGGCTGCCCGACGAGCCGCTGGGCGAGGTCGCCAACGGCAAGGGCCGCTTCGCGAAGCTGACCGACAAGGTCACGCCCTCGTAG
- a CDS encoding YccF domain-containing protein, which translates to MRLVLNVIWFVLAGLWMAIGYAFAALICFVLIITIPFGIAALRIAVFALWPFGKTVVRRSDAGIASGIGNVLWFLLCGWWLALAHLISGVALCLTIIGIPLGLANFKLIPVSLMPLGREIVDADVADGDAVRF; encoded by the coding sequence GTGCGCCTCGTCCTCAACGTCATCTGGTTCGTCCTGGCCGGGCTGTGGATGGCGATCGGCTATGCCTTCGCCGCCCTCATCTGCTTCGTGCTCATCATCACGATCCCGTTCGGCATCGCCGCCCTGCGGATCGCCGTCTTCGCGCTATGGCCGTTCGGCAAGACCGTCGTGCGCCGGTCCGATGCGGGAATCGCCTCCGGCATCGGCAACGTGCTCTGGTTCCTGCTGTGCGGCTGGTGGCTGGCGCTCGCCCACCTCATCAGCGGCGTGGCGCTGTGCCTGACGATCATCGGCATCCCGCTCGGGCTGGCGAACTTCAAGCTCATCCCCGTGTCGCTCATGCCGCTCGGCCGGGAGATCGTCGACGCCGACGTGGCCGACGGCGACGCCGTCCGGTTCTAG